One Phaseolus vulgaris cultivar G19833 chromosome 4, P. vulgaris v2.0, whole genome shotgun sequence DNA window includes the following coding sequences:
- the LOC137838359 gene encoding uncharacterized protein, producing the protein MVKWAVELSEFDIKYEPRGPIKGQIFANFVVELSSETVQSAGDGFRWVLSVDGSSNQLGSGAGIILEGPNDVLIEQSLKFAFKASNNQAEYEALIAGVLLAKEMGARVLLAKSDSLLITGQVTGEFQAKDPQMAAYLEYVQELRKSFVSFEVVHVPREQNARADLLAKLASSGKGGRQRTVIQETLKTPRAFVAYHQVLQICKSKEGMARSHKSLSQETLRMPRVRAHPVGEIKMTQVCAIHEPDTWITPYQRYIADGLLPMDSAEARKVKRNSSKFTLIDGELYRFGFTHPLLVCVHGERCTRIMTELHEGICGSHIGGRALATRTIRAGYYWPTMREDYKIYAQRCKQCQEHADWHKAPPEELKSIYSPWPFHTWGIDILGPFPLVIRQMKYLVVAVEYFTKWIEAEPVAQITAHKIQNFVWKNIVCRFGVPKRLVSDNGTQFASHLLKKLCEDIGTQHVFASVEHPQTNGQVESANRVLLRGLKRRLEKAKGSWAEEVPRIIWAYHTTE; encoded by the coding sequence atggtaaaatgggcggtagagttgtcggagttcgacatcaagtatgagccccggggaCCAATCAAGGGTCAAATCTTCGCTAACTTCGTGGTCGAATTATCTTCTGAAACAGTGCAAAGCGCCGGGGATGGttttcgttgggtactctcagTGGACGGATCCTCTAACCAGTTAGGCAGTGGGGCCGGGATAAttctggaaggacccaacgacgTGTTGATAGAACAATCCCTAAAATtcgcctttaaagccagcaacaaccaggcggaaTACGAGGCTCTGATCGCTGGCGttttgttggcaaaggagatgggagcaagggTGCTGTTGGCCAAAAGCGATTCATTGCTAATCACAGGCCAAGTGaccggcgagttccaggctaaagatccgcagatggcagcttatttggagtatgtgcaggagttgaggaAGTCTTTTGTTTcgtttgaagtagtgcatgtgccaaggGAGCAGAACGCCCGGGCcgacttgctagcaaagctcgccagttcgggcaaggggggcaggcagaggaccgtcatacaggagaccctgaagacacctcgagcgTTCGTGGCATaccaccaagttctccaaaTCTGCAAGTCAAAGGAAGGGATGGCAAGAAGTCATAAATCCCTttctcaggagaccttgagaatGCCAAGGGTTAGAGCGCATCCAGTGGGGGAGATAAAAATGACGCAAGTTTGTGCCATCCACGAGCCGGACACATGGATCACGCCATATCAGCGATACATCGCAGATGGCTTACTCCCAATGGACTCGgcggaagctaggaaggtaaaaaggaactccagcaagttcaccctcatcgatggtgagttgtacaggtttgggttcacacacccccttttagtatgtgtgcatggagagaggtgcacgagaattatgacCGAGCTTCATGAAGGGATTTGCGGGAGTCACATCGGAGGTCGAGCCTTGGCAACAAGAACCATCCGCGCGGGTTATTATTGGCcgacaatgagagaagactacAAGATATATGCCCAacgttgcaagcagtgccaggagcacgccgattggcataaggcgcctccgGAAGAGTTAAAATCAATCTACAGTCCCTGGCCTTTCCACacctggggaatcgatatcctgggacctttcccattggtgattaggcagatgaagtatttggttgtggcagtcgaatacttcacgaagtggattgaagcagaaccagtagcccagatcacagCGCACAAGATACAGaacttcgtatggaagaatattgtgtgtcgcttcggtgtgcccaagcgtttggtgtcggataatgggactcagttcgcGAGTCACCTGCTGAAGAAGCTATGCGAGGACATTGGAACTCAACATGTGTTCGCTTCtgtggaacacccgcaaacgaatgggcaggtggagtcggctAATCGGGTTTtactaagaggtttgaagaggagattggagaaggccaaagggtcttgggctgaggaagttccccgtataatatgggcatatcacaccactgaatag
- the LOC137838360 gene encoding uncharacterized protein, with protein sequence MRGHDTQSAQPKWRSNRGVGSLHHGVNSSSKLSHCSFAESSTDIHHCNDRFKLEVKDAESVRIWELGRNLGLECSGGKGNLVGELNRLEERDKDDKEETKTSSFSDARCFLLWRSCDIGWVYHEGINGAGSMITMWNKEAFDYESHIASASFIAIVGYHLEAKRHCVVVNVYAVCNIQDKILLWEALTTLKQSHQNLAWCLCGDFNAVRRPEERKGIRGHSSQKKEIEDWWPKPFRTLDVWLKELGFTAMIKDKWESYQVEDGEDDIDALEDEGRLKRMELLSQLGMVNRKLDSIYKQKARVNWLKHGDFNSKFFHSVIRWRRLKNEVKGVEVDFQWYEELEVVRREAKLLFEKRFTATQDFGVHLGSVEFRSLPLEVSRNMVVSFTEEEVKNVVWECGGSKSPGPDGFNFNFIKSCWEVLKADVMAVVQLFHTTGSLPKGCNASFIALIPKVRDPSSLDQFILISLVGVIYKIITKVLSSRMKNIMPLIIDECQSAFICDRGLLDSVVMANEVLEDIKRNRKSGVCLKVDFEKAYDSVRWSFLFDMLHRLGFHDKWISWVKGCLVSSSVSVLVNGSPTEEFKPYRGLRQGDPMTPFLFLVVAGGLAGLVRQALRTNVLRGLKVGRNNVECCLLQFADDTLFMCEDSFDSIFAIKAILRCYEIVSGLKVNFHKSKLTGIKVDSFAMSTYAKTLNCNTMKLPFQYLGVEVGGNPRKKQLWDPVVKKVEAKLSSWKGRFLSMAGRIFLLKSMFIAIPLFYLSIFKAPVAVYNKISSIQRKFLWAWGKQSKSISWVNWDNVCKPLKLGGLGVKDVKNFNVALLAKWRWRIMSSEGGKWKEIISSKYDTVAENIQLRSKYQSWWWKDLTKICGEGVEDGWFQKAIGWKVGNEAIVRLWEDLWLGNECLRSGYPRLFSLSLDQGKRVGEVGEWEENSWWWNLNWRRDRFQWETDLEADMLSRLSTGAMHKDSFDQLLWKGDQKGTFSVKSAYSMLANHQCSASREGVFSLLWQAKAMPKVLTTAWRILIDRIPNKVNLLRRGVSVISTLCALCNLSKEYSQHHFLECGYAQQVWSRCYRWISILGVQNKDLMNHFMNFHLTHLSSKQNQVLPIPGKIRFGPNLCAAELLYYQQLSSRNRGMAGGDCSKCYKRLNVVAIYSSPIFSVLSGGIDWLQEYTGRIQSSTWGKQMLKIVRMMEVLWFAGKSGGIVATICFCFISVIEVGCHLMQVFVASYSKQFDLSSLEGDLSGLGFL encoded by the exons ATGCGGGGGCACGACACGCAATCTGCTCAACCAAAGTGGAGGTCGAACAGGGGAGTAGGATCACTCCATCATGGGGTAAACTCTTCTTCTAAGCTTAGCCACTGTTCATTTGCGGAGTCGAGTACTGATATTCATCACTGCAATGACCGGTTCAAGCTGGAAGTCAAGGATGCTGAATCAGTTCGAATTTGGGAGTTGGGACGCAACCTCGGATTGGAGTGCTCAGGGGGCAAGGGGAATCTGGTTGGAGAACTGAATCGTCTAGAGGAAAGGGATAAAGATGATAAAGAG GAAACGAAAACTTCCTCTTTCTCAGATGCCAGATGCTTTCTCTTGTGGAGAAGTTGTGACATTGGTTGGGTCTACCATGAAGGGATTAACGGGGCAGGAAGTATGATAACAATGTGGAACAAGGAAGCATTCGATTACGAAAGCCACATTGCAAGTGCTAGCTTTATTGCTATAGTGGGCTATCACCTTGAAGCAAAACGACATTGTGTGGTGGTAAATGTTTATGCAGTGTGTAATATACAGGATAAAATCCTTTTGTGGGAAGCTTTAACGACGCTCAAGCAATCCCACCAGAACTTGGCTTGGTGTTTATGCGGTGATTTCAATGCCGTAAGGAGGCCTGAGGAGAGGAAAGGGATTAGAGGCCATTCAAGTCAAAAGAAGGAGATTGAAG ATTGGTGGCCTAAACCTTTCAGAACCCTCGATGTATGGCTAAAGGAACTGGGGTTCACGGCAATGATAAAGGATAAATGGGAATCGTATCAGGTGGAAG atgGGGAGGACGACATTGATGCTTTAGAGGACGAGGGGAGGTTGAAAAGGATGGAATTGCTAAGTCAATTGGGGATGGTTAATAGAAAGTTAGACTCCATTTACAAGCAAAAAGCAAGAGTGAATTGGCTTAAACATGGGGACTTTAACTCTAAATTTTTCCATTCCGTGATTCGATGGAGAAGGCTAAAAAATGAGGTCAAAGGTGTTGAGGTTGACTTTCAGTGGTATGAGGAACTGGAAGTTGTAAGGAGGGAAGCAAAGTTACTCTTTGAGAAGAGATTCACGGCTACGCAGGACTTTGGTGTACACTTGGGTTCGGTGGAATTCAGGTCTTTGCCATTGGAGGTAAGCAGAAATATGGTTGTCAGTTTCACCGAGGAAGAAGTGAAGAATGTTGTATGGGAATGTGGAGGATCAAAAAGTCCGGGCCCGGATGggttcaatttcaatttcattaagAGTTGTTGGGAAGTGCTTAAGGCGGATGTTATGGCAGTTGTCCAACTTTTTCACACAACAGGATCTCTCCCGAAAGGCTGCAATGCTTCTTTCATAGCGCTCATTCCTAAAGTAAGAGACCCATCTTCGCTCGATCAATTCATACTCATTTCTCTTGTTGGAGTAATCTATAAGATTATCACAAAAGTTTTGTCAAGCCGCATGAAGAATATTATGCCGTTAATCATTGACGAATGTCAGTCAGCCTTTATTTGTGATAGAGGATTATTGGACAGTGTCGTTATGGCTAATGAGGTCCTTGAGGATATAAAGAGAAATAGGAAAAGTGGGGTGTGCCTCAAGGTGGATTTTGAAAAGGCATATGACTCAGTGAGATGGAGTTTTTTGTTTGATATGCTCCACAGACTAGGCTTCCATGACAAGTGGATTTCGTGGGTTAAAGGGTGCTTGGTCTCATCGTCAGTATCTGTGTTGGTTAATGGGAGTCCTACGGAGGAATTCAAACCTTACAGGGGGTTGAGACAGGGTGACCCAATGactccttttcttttcttagtGGTTGCTGGAGGTTTAGCAGGGTTGGTTAGACAAGCGCTGAGAACGAATGTCCTTAGGGGTCTGAAGGTGGGAAGAAATAACGTTGAGTGTTGTTTGTTACAGTTCGCAGATGACACACTTTTTATGTGTGAGGATTCCTTTGATAGCATTTTTGCAATTAAGGCTATCCTTCGCTGCTATGAGATTGTATCGGGCCTGAAAGTCAACTTCCATAAGTCTAAGTTGACTGGTATTAAAGTGGACAGCTTTGCTATGAGCACGTACGCTAAAACCCTGAATTGCAATACGATGAAGCTCCCTTTCCAATATTTGGGGGTTGAGGTGGGTGGAAATCCGAGGAAGAAACAATTATGGGATCCGGTAGTTAAAAAGGTCGAAGCCAAACTTAGCTCTTGGAAAGGGAGATTCCTATCAATGGCAGGACGAATTTTTCTGTTAAAATCGATGTTCATTGCCATACCTTTGTTCTATCTCTCGATTTTCAAAGCTCCCGTAGCAGTGTACAATAAAATCAGTAGCATTCAGAGGAAGTTCTTATGGGCTTGGGGAAAACAGAGCAAATCGATATCATGGGTTAACTGGGATAATGTGTGTAAGCCTTTAAAGTTAGGAGGCTTGggggtgaaggatgtgaagaaCTTTAATGTGGCTCTCCTGGCGAAATGGAGATGGAGGATCATGAGTAGTGAAGGAGGCAAATGGAAAGAGATTATCTCATCTAAATACGACACAGTAGCAGAAAATATACAGCTTAGGTCGAAATACCAATCATGGTGGTGGAAGGATCTCACTAAAATTTGTGGTGAAGGTGTAGAAGACGGTTGGTTCCAAAAGGCCATTGGGTGGAAAGTAGGAAACGAAGCCATAGTGAGATTGTGGGAGGATCTGTGGCTTGGGAATGAATGTCTTAGATCGGGGTATCCTAGACTATTCTCCTTGTCACTTGACCAAGGTAAAAGGGTGGGGGAGGTAGGAGAATGGGAAGAGAATAGTTGGTGGTGGAATTTGAATTGGAGGAGGGACAGGTTTCAATGGGAGACGGATCTGGAGGCAGACATGTTATCCAGACTAAGTACGGGTGCAATGCATAAGGACTCCTTTGACCAACTCCTATGGAAGGGGGACCAGAAGGGTACGTTCTCGGTAAAGTCAGCATATTCTATGTTGGCTAATCACCAATGCTCAGCCTCAAGGGAAGGTGTGTTTAGTCTCCTATGGCAAGCTAAAGCCATGCCCAAAGTACTCACTACAGCTTGGAGAATCCTCATTGATAGAATTCCTAATAAAGTTAATTTGCTAAGAAGAGGAGTTTCTGTGATCTCAACCCTTTGTGCTCTTTGTAATCTGTCAAAGGAATACTCTCAACACCATTTCCTAGAATGCGGTTATGCACAACAAGTGTGGTCCCGGTGTTATAGGTGGATTAGTATTTTAGGTGTCCAAAATAAGGATCTCATGAACCACTTTATGAATTTCCATCTAACACATCTCTCTAGTAAGCAGAATCAG GTTTTGCCAATCCCGGGAAAGATTCGTTTTGGGCCCAACTTGTGTGCTGCTGAGCTCCTGTACTACCAACAACTGAGTAGCAGAAACAGGGGAATGGCTGGTGGAGACTGTTCAAAGTGCTATAAAAGACTGAATGTTGTAGCAATATACTCGTCCCcaattttttctgttttgtcaGGTGGTATAGATTGGCTGCAAGAATATACAGGACGCATCCAGAGTTCAACATGGGGCAAGCAGATGTTGAAGATTGTGAGGATGATGGAGGTCTTGTGGTTTGCGGGGAAGTCTGGTGGCATTGTTGCCacaatttgtttttgttttattagtgTTATAGAGGTAGGGTGTCATCTGATGCAAGTTTTTGTAGCTTCATATAGCAAACAGTTTGATCTCTCATCCTTAGAGGGTGATCTTTCTGGTCTTGGTTTTCTTTAG